From Panthera tigris isolate Pti1 chromosome D3, P.tigris_Pti1_mat1.1, whole genome shotgun sequence, one genomic window encodes:
- the SYT4 gene encoding synaptotagmin-4 — translation MAPITTSREEFDEIPTVVGIFSAFGLVFTVSLFAWICCQRKSSKSNKTPPYKFVHVLKGVDIYPENLSSKKKFGADDKNEVKNKPAVPKNSLHLDLEKRDLNGNFPKTNLKASSPSDLESVTPKLFSEGEKEAVSPDSLKSSTSLTSEEKQEKLGTLFFSLEYNFEKKAFVVNIKEARGLPAMDEQSMTSDPYIKMTILPEKKHKVKTRVLRKTLDPAFDETFTFYGILYTQIQELALHFTILSFDRFSRDDIIGEVLIPLAGIELSDGKMLMNREIIKRNVRKSSGRGELLISLCYQSTTNTLTVVVLKARHLPKSDVSGLSDPYVKVNLYHAKKRISKKKTHVKKCTPNAVFNELFVFDIPCEGLEEISVEFLVLDSERGSRNEVIGRLVLGATAEGTGGEHWKEICDYPRRQIAKWHMLCDG, via the exons ATGGCTCCGATCACTACCAGCCGGGAAGAATTTG ATGAAATCCCCACAGTGGTGGGGATCTTCAGTGCATTTGGCCTGGTCTTCACAGTCTCTCTGTTTGCATGGATCTGCTGTCAGAGAAAATCATCCAAGTCTAACAAGACTCCTCCATATAAGTTTGTGCATGTACTAAAAGGAGTTGATATTTATCCCGAAAACCTAAGTAGCAAGAAGAAGTTCGGAGCAGATGACAAAAATGAAGTAAAGAATAAGCCAGCTGTGCCAAAGAATTCATTACATCTCGACCTTGAGAAGAGAGATCTCAATGGCAATTTTcccaaaacaaacctcaaagcTAGTAGCCCTTCTGATCTGGAGAGTGTGACCCCAAAGCTCTTttcagaaggggagaaagaagccGTTTCCCCTGATAGCTTAAAGTCCAGCACTTCCCTTACTTCAGAAGAGAAACAAGAGAAGCTGGGAACCCTCTTCTTCTCCTTAGAGTACAACTTTGAGAAGAAAGCATTTGTGGTAAATATCAAGGAAGCCCGTGGCTTGCCAGCCATGGATGAGCAGTCGATGACCTCTGACCCGTATATCAAAATGACGATCCTCCCAGAGAAGAAGCATAAAGTGAAAACCAGAGTTCTGAGAAAGACCTTGGACCCAGCTTTTGATGAGACCTTTACATTCTATGGGATCCTCTATACTCAGATCCAAGAGTTGGCCTTGCACTTCACAATCTTGAGTTTCGACAGGTTTTCAAGAGATGATATCATTGGAGAAGTCCTTATTCCTCTTGCAGGAATTGAATTATCTGatggaaaaatgttaatgaaCAGAGAGATTATCAAGAGAAATGTTAGG AAGTCTTCAGGACGGGGTGAGTTACTTATCTCTCTCTGCTATCAGTCCACTACAAATACTCTCACTGTGGTTGTTTTAAAAGCTCGACACCTGCCTAAATCTGATGTGTCTGGACTTTCAG ATCCCTACGTGAAAGTGAACCTGTACCATGCCAAAAAGAGAATCTCTAAAAAGAAGACTCATGTGAAGAAATGCACCCCTAATGCAGTGTTCAATGAACTGTTTGTCTTTGATATTCCTTGTGAGGGTCTTGAAGAGATAAGTGTTGAGTTTCTGGTTTTGGATTCTGAAAGGGGATCCAGAAATGAGGTGATAGGGCGGTTGGTCCTGGGAGCAACAGCAGAAGGAACCGGTGGAGAGCACTGGAAAGAGATCTGTGACTATCCCAGGAGACAAATTGCCAAGTGGCATATGCTCTGTGATGGGTAG